A window from Thermoplasmata archaeon encodes these proteins:
- a CDS encoding nascent polypeptide-associated complex protein gives MPGRMRPREAQKMMKKMGISTEEIEGVEEVIIKTKARDYVFRKAEVAIVTIQGQKIFQLIGEPEIVEKVTKQKYTHEDVLLVVQQTNVSEEEARKALEETDGQPAEAILKIMSEKEI, from the coding sequence ATGCCAGGCAGGATGCGGCCTCGAGAAGCCCAGAAAATGATGAAAAAGATGGGCATTTCCACGGAAGAAATCGAAGGCGTTGAAGAGGTCATCATAAAGACAAAGGCAAGGGACTATGTGTTCAGAAAGGCAGAAGTCGCAATCGTCACCATCCAGGGACAGAAAATCTTTCAACTCATTGGTGAGCCAGAAATTGTAGAAAAAGTTACAAAGCAAAAGTACACACACGAAGATGTGCTCCTCGTAGTCCAGCAAACCAATGTGAGCGAAGAAGAGGCAAGGAAAGCCCTGGAAGAAACAGATGGACAACCTGCCGAGGCAATTCTGAAAATAATGTCTGAAAAAGAGATTTAA